A stretch of the Coprobacillus cateniformis genome encodes the following:
- a CDS encoding DUF6054 family protein, whose translation MAKYTKSFQGNYNHFLKYIENEIIQGSMSATIEDRHQSVINNVQCTILVFERYSYIGGNRVSMNVTILGYQDYIELIAITAGGSQATFFKVNTWGEEAFLDKIIDPVEEYIKKNKRR comes from the coding sequence ATGGCAAAGTATACCAAATCATTTCAAGGAAATTATAATCATTTTCTCAAGTATATAGAGAACGAAATTATTCAAGGAAGTATGTCTGCTACTATTGAAGATAGGCATCAAAGTGTTATTAATAATGTTCAGTGTACAATTTTGGTTTTCGAACGATATAGTTATATAGGTGGAAATCGTGTAAGTATGAATGTTACTATTTTAGGTTATCAAGATTATATAGAGTTAATTGCTATTACAGCTGGTGGAAGTCAGGCAACTTTTTTTAAGGTCAATACCTGGGGTGAAGAAGCTTTTTTAGATAAGATTATTGATCCAGTTGAAGAATATATAAAGAAAAATAAAAGGAGGTAG
- a CDS encoding DUF1836 domain-containing protein: MSNDKFYKRLIEIENTSDLKSEDIPSLDLYMDQIMTLFDVNLADNKRNEDDKLLTKTMINNYSKEGLLKPIKGKKYTKDHILQMLLIYSLKNTISIQEIKKVLQPYHEQTEKIEPIYNKFLSTKKELAHLVTTSTQEFIEKQGFDLDDPDQRTMLLLLICALSNQYKTIAEKILDTYYQDENEK; the protein is encoded by the coding sequence ATGAGCAATGATAAATTTTACAAAAGATTAATAGAAATAGAAAATACGAGTGATTTAAAATCAGAAGATATCCCCTCTTTAGATCTTTATATGGATCAAATTATGACACTTTTTGATGTCAACCTTGCTGATAACAAAAGAAATGAAGATGATAAGTTATTAACAAAAACAATGATCAATAATTATTCTAAAGAAGGTTTACTAAAACCAATTAAAGGGAAAAAATATACTAAAGATCATATCTTACAGATGTTACTGATTTACTCTTTAAAAAATACAATCTCAATTCAGGAAATAAAAAAAGTTCTACAACCCTATCATGAACAAACTGAAAAAATAGAACCAATATATAACAAGTTCTTATCAACAAAAAAAGAATTAGCACATCTTGTTACAACATCTACACAAGAATTCATTGAAAAACAAGGTTTTGATCTTGATGATCCTGACCAACGAACAATGCTGCTTTTGCTTATTTGTGCATTAAGCAATCAGTATAAAACAATTGCAGAAAAAATTCTAGATACATACTATCAGGATGAAAATGAAAAATAG
- a CDS encoding transglutaminase-like domain-containing protein, with amino-acid sequence MKNYLQETPMLNYSNKSIQELIERKGWKHLDEFHRILEIYNFVRDDILFGYNINDNVTASRVLSDGYGQCNTKGTLFMALLRGCQIPCRIHGFTIDKKLQKGAMTGFVYKNAPLNVFHSWVEIYYDGSWYELEGFILDKLYLNQLQKLNSSCTGAFCGYGVAVTDFQNPIIDWNKNNTYIQSEGINQDFGIYDCPDDLLKVHHQDLSKVKTILYRYLGRHLMNRNVKKIRNHK; translated from the coding sequence ATGAAAAATTATTTACAAGAAACACCAATGTTAAATTATTCAAATAAATCAATTCAAGAACTTATAGAAAGAAAAGGGTGGAAGCATTTAGATGAATTTCATCGAATTCTTGAAATCTATAATTTTGTTCGTGATGATATTTTGTTTGGATACAATATAAATGATAATGTGACAGCATCTCGTGTCTTGTCCGATGGGTATGGACAATGCAATACAAAGGGAACACTTTTTATGGCATTATTGCGAGGATGCCAAATACCTTGTCGAATTCATGGCTTTACAATTGATAAAAAGTTGCAAAAAGGTGCAATGACTGGCTTTGTTTATAAAAATGCTCCTTTGAATGTATTTCATAGTTGGGTTGAAATTTATTATGATGGCTCTTGGTATGAATTAGAAGGATTTATTTTGGATAAATTATATTTGAATCAATTACAAAAACTCAATTCATCATGTACAGGCGCTTTTTGTGGCTATGGTGTGGCAGTTACTGATTTTCAAAATCCAATTATTGATTGGAACAAAAATAATACATATATCCAAAGTGAAGGAATTAATCAAGATTTTGGGATTTATGATTGTCCAGATGATCTGTTAAAAGTTCATCATCAGGATTTATCAAAAGTGAAGACAATTTTATATAGATATTTAGGCAGACATCTCATGAATAGAAATGTGAAAAAGATTAGAAATCATAAATAG
- a CDS encoding Cof-type HAD-IIB family hydrolase, producing the protein MMRWIVVDMDGTLLNSQKIITDLTKETIIDMQKSGYRFILASGRPTSGMLQYAKQLDMDKYNGVVISYNGSLAMNVQNQEILFHKPLSTIQSKRILHHLKQFDVDIMIDKDEYMFVHDVYADNIQHESRMGCYKLCEVDDLEAACQFPLNKILISAKPCYLKQHFQEMAEPFSNEVHSMFTAPYYYEFNALGVDKATALKHVISFYGSDRTEVIVFGDAHNDITMMQFAGTGVAMGNAVSEVKNIADIVTDTNDNDGIVQALKELKLCL; encoded by the coding sequence ATGATGAGATGGATAGTTGTGGATATGGATGGAACTTTGCTTAACAGTCAAAAAATTATTACTGATCTGACAAAAGAAACTATAATAGATATGCAAAAATCAGGTTATCGTTTTATATTGGCTTCTGGTAGACCAACATCTGGAATGCTGCAATATGCAAAACAATTAGATATGGATAAATATAATGGAGTTGTGATTTCATATAATGGAAGTCTTGCAATGAATGTTCAAAATCAAGAGATACTTTTTCATAAACCTTTAAGTACAATACAATCAAAAAGGATACTTCATCATCTTAAACAATTTGATGTTGATATTATGATTGATAAAGATGAATATATGTTTGTACATGATGTTTATGCTGACAATATCCAACATGAATCTCGTATGGGATGTTATAAACTATGTGAAGTAGATGATTTAGAAGCAGCTTGTCAGTTTCCATTAAATAAAATTTTAATCAGTGCTAAACCATGTTATTTGAAACAGCATTTTCAGGAAATGGCTGAACCATTTTCAAATGAAGTTCACTCTATGTTCACAGCCCCATATTATTATGAGTTTAATGCTCTTGGAGTAGATAAAGCAACTGCTTTAAAGCATGTTATATCATTTTATGGAAGTGACAGAACAGAAGTCATAGTGTTTGGTGATGCACATAATGATATAACAATGATGCAATTTGCTGGAACAGGTGTTGCTATGGGGAATGCTGTTTCTGAAGTAAAAAACATTGCAGACATTGTGACAGATACGAATGATAATGATGGGATTGTTCAAGCATTGAAGGAATTAAAACTATGTTTGTAA
- the lspA gene encoding signal peptidase II — translation MKKLDLTYKHIILYVLTFLIIVLGDQITKVIVDHTLQLGGAYTIIEDFFYFTYYQNQGAAWSILEGKIGVFLIVAVVAIIGIFYYFKQSHAYQKLTRFGLVLVLSGAIGNLIDRIVFGYVRDFIGFNIFGYSFPIFNVADMAITIGIGLVVLEVAMEEYKAWKISKSEL, via the coding sequence ATGAAAAAATTAGATTTAACATATAAACATATTATACTTTATGTTTTAACATTCTTGATTATTGTTTTAGGAGATCAGATTACAAAGGTTATTGTTGATCATACCTTGCAGCTTGGAGGAGCTTATACAATTATTGAAGATTTCTTTTATTTTACATATTATCAAAATCAAGGAGCAGCATGGAGCATATTAGAAGGAAAGATAGGTGTATTCTTAATTGTTGCTGTTGTTGCAATTATTGGAATATTCTATTATTTCAAGCAATCACATGCTTATCAAAAATTGACACGATTTGGACTTGTCTTGGTTTTAAGTGGAGCTATAGGTAATTTGATAGATCGTATTGTGTTTGGATATGTACGTGATTTTATTGGTTTTAATATCTTTGGATATAGTTTTCCAATCTTTAATGTGGCTGATATGGCGATTACTATTGGTATTGGATTAGTTGTTTTAGAAGTAGCAATGGAGGAGTATAAAGCATGGAAGATATCAAAATCAGAATTGTAG
- a CDS encoding undecaprenyl-diphosphate phosphatase: MEILEILKAVLFGIVEGITEWLPISSTGHMILLDEFVKLDVSPEFYSMFQVVIQLGAILAVVVLFWNDFFPFGKKDNQQPLAQTGVLSYVKWDKFMLWFKILVSCVPAAVVGLLFDEQLEAMFYNYQTVSIALIVFGIAFIVIENRNASQHSRINSLADITFNTALLIGIFQLIAAIFPGTSRSGATIVGALLLGVSRTVAAEFTFFLAIPVMFGASLLKLVKFGFLFTTAELIILVIGMIVAFMVSVVVIKFLMGYIKKHDFKVFGWYRIVLGILVLAYFLMR, translated from the coding sequence ATGGAAATTCTTGAAATATTAAAAGCTGTTCTATTTGGAATAGTTGAAGGTATTACTGAATGGTTGCCAATTAGCAGCACTGGTCATATGATTTTACTGGATGAATTTGTGAAATTGGATGTGAGTCCTGAATTCTATAGTATGTTTCAAGTTGTAATTCAATTAGGAGCAATTCTTGCAGTTGTTGTTTTGTTTTGGAATGATTTTTTTCCGTTTGGTAAAAAGGATAATCAACAGCCATTAGCACAAACTGGAGTTTTATCTTATGTAAAATGGGATAAATTTATGTTATGGTTTAAAATTTTAGTTTCTTGTGTACCTGCTGCTGTAGTTGGCTTATTATTTGATGAACAATTAGAAGCAATGTTTTACAACTATCAGACAGTTTCAATAGCACTCATTGTTTTTGGGATTGCTTTTATTGTTATTGAAAATAGAAATGCATCACAGCACTCACGCATTAATTCGCTTGCTGATATAACATTTAATACAGCACTCTTAATTGGGATTTTTCAATTAATTGCTGCTATTTTCCCAGGAACGTCTCGTTCAGGTGCAACAATTGTTGGAGCATTATTATTAGGTGTTTCTAGAACAGTTGCTGCTGAGTTTACTTTTTTCTTAGCTATTCCTGTTATGTTTGGGGCATCATTGTTGAAATTGGTTAAATTTGGATTTTTGTTCACAACTGCTGAATTGATTATTTTGGTTATTGGAATGATTGTTGCCTTTATGGTTTCAGTTGTTGTGATTAAATTTTTAATGGGATATATTAAGAAACATGACTTTAAGGTTTTTGGATGGTATCGTATTGTATTAGGGATTTTAGTACTTGCATATTTTTTAATGAGATAA
- a CDS encoding GyrI-like domain-containing protein, protein MNVPFRIEQRESFRVIGYCLHTTNKRKKGRKEIPLLWNEFKEKDFQSTLMPMMNQEPFGLFGISVYNTYEDDSHKFDYYIAVSSHMTIDNELDSYIVPAMTWAVFPCTIETIGKTEVQAITKWLPKSRYKPLNSGYITGRMKSGAPDIQYYGQDGIVEIWIGVTEK, encoded by the coding sequence ATGAACGTACCATTTAGAATTGAACAAAGAGAAAGTTTTAGAGTTATTGGTTATTGTTTACATACAACAAATAAAAGAAAAAAGGGAAGAAAAGAAATTCCTTTGTTATGGAACGAGTTCAAAGAAAAAGATTTTCAAAGCACATTAATGCCTATGATGAATCAAGAACCATTTGGATTGTTTGGGATAAGTGTTTATAATACATATGAAGATGATTCTCATAAATTTGATTATTATATTGCTGTCTCAAGTCATATGACAATTGATAATGAATTAGATAGTTATATAGTACCTGCTATGACATGGGCAGTTTTTCCTTGTACTATTGAAACAATAGGAAAAACAGAGGTTCAGGCCATTACAAAATGGTTACCAAAGTCTCGATACAAACCATTGAATTCAGGATATATAACTGGGCGAATGAAATCAGGAGCACCAGATATTCAGTATTATGGTCAAGATGGGATTGTTGAGATATGGATTGGCGTGACTGAAAAATAA
- a CDS encoding deoxycytidylate deaminase: MSKVISWDQYFMGVAKLSAYRSKDPNTQVGACIVTPEHKIVGVGYNGLPWGCEDDEFPWANREGDMYDTKYPYVVHAELNAILNSIQKLVGCRIYVSLFPCHECVKAIIQSGIKEIVYEDDKYSDTPSDKAAKRMLDAAGVKYTKMNRFDIDIK; this comes from the coding sequence ATGTCTAAGGTTATTAGTTGGGATCAATATTTTATGGGGGTTGCAAAACTTTCTGCATATCGTTCTAAGGATCCTAATACTCAAGTTGGTGCTTGTATTGTGACACCTGAACATAAAATTGTTGGTGTAGGTTATAATGGATTACCATGGGGATGTGAAGATGATGAATTTCCATGGGCAAATCGAGAAGGGGATATGTATGATACAAAATATCCTTATGTTGTTCATGCAGAATTAAATGCCATTTTAAATAGTATTCAAAAATTAGTGGGTTGTCGTATTTATGTTTCATTATTTCCTTGTCACGAATGTGTTAAAGCCATCATTCAAAGTGGAATCAAGGAGATTGTTTATGAAGATGATAAATATAGTGATACACCAAGTGATAAGGCTGCTAAACGTATGCTGGATGCAGCAGGTGTTAAATATACAAAAATGAATAGATTTGATATTGATATTAAATAA
- a CDS encoding MutS-related protein, with the protein MTLQKFQKLYNETHDICQDLHKKSNYIAIMRFVLGMGVIAGLLVGYFQNLHILYGISLLCLIIFLVTIRYHDSIKQDLLEKQSLANVYQDHIKRMTNQWTTFSETGQAYLNDNPKAIDLDIVGHHSLFQMINLAFTQKGQKKLADILIEDGIQQEELEKHQETVLEMSQHEAFVLQLEAYGKMTQAHKETVIQNFMTHFNIHSYEKISPFVFIVSFITIVSLFCLCFSIGLPYTLASFEIGAVAQLCFAFLNLKKHQELFEPVAFLNKSVQSYLRIFQLIEDERFESQLFKALQLEICVKGKAVKGIQELSRLSQRIGYRQNIIAILVLNALGLYDFWLRNQYIGWLEKYHQDLERWFDGLGQIEVWASLSVLKIDDFDVVMPKVQKEKLLSFKNLRHPLIVKEKVVGNSFVMKDSVCVITGSNMSGKTTFMRTIGLNLVLAYAGGFVLADQMTCCHMHIMTSMRVKDNVEEGVSTFYGELLRIKEMICYAKEEKPMLCLIDEIFKGTNSLDRIAGAKATIQKLSLPYSMTFLTTHDFELCRSQNVECLNYHFDEFYENNHICFDYLIKEGQSQSTNGQFLLKQLGIME; encoded by the coding sequence ATGACACTACAAAAATTTCAAAAACTTTATAATGAGACACATGACATCTGTCAAGATTTGCATAAGAAATCCAATTATATAGCGATTATGAGATTTGTCTTGGGTATGGGAGTGATTGCTGGTTTATTAGTAGGTTATTTTCAAAACCTACATATTTTATATGGTATTTCTCTATTATGTCTAATCATCTTTTTAGTAACTATACGTTATCATGATAGTATAAAACAAGATTTGTTAGAAAAGCAATCACTTGCGAATGTATATCAAGATCATATAAAACGTATGACGAATCAGTGGACAACATTTTCTGAAACTGGTCAGGCATATTTAAATGATAATCCAAAGGCGATTGATTTAGATATTGTTGGACACCACTCATTATTTCAAATGATAAATCTTGCATTTACTCAAAAGGGTCAAAAAAAACTTGCTGATATTCTTATAGAAGACGGTATTCAGCAGGAAGAGCTTGAGAAACATCAAGAAACAGTGTTAGAGATGAGCCAGCATGAGGCATTTGTTTTGCAACTAGAAGCCTATGGAAAGATGACACAAGCCCATAAAGAAACTGTGATTCAAAATTTTATGACTCATTTCAATATACACTCTTATGAGAAAATATCACCATTTGTATTTATTGTTTCATTTATAACAATTGTATCATTATTTTGCTTGTGTTTTTCAATTGGTCTTCCATATACTTTAGCCTCTTTTGAAATAGGAGCAGTTGCTCAACTTTGTTTTGCATTCTTAAACTTAAAAAAACATCAGGAACTATTTGAACCTGTTGCTTTCTTGAACAAAAGCGTTCAAAGTTATTTGAGAATATTTCAATTAATTGAAGATGAAAGATTTGAAAGTCAACTTTTCAAAGCATTGCAATTAGAAATATGTGTGAAGGGGAAAGCAGTGAAAGGTATTCAAGAGTTGTCAAGATTATCTCAAAGAATTGGATATCGTCAGAATATTATTGCTATTCTTGTGTTGAATGCTTTAGGGTTATATGATTTTTGGCTAAGAAATCAATATATTGGTTGGCTTGAAAAATATCATCAGGATTTAGAAAGATGGTTTGATGGGTTAGGGCAGATTGAAGTTTGGGCAAGTTTAAGTGTTTTGAAAATAGATGATTTTGATGTTGTTATGCCAAAAGTTCAAAAAGAAAAGTTATTATCATTTAAAAATCTTAGACATCCTTTGATTGTCAAAGAGAAAGTTGTGGGTAATAGCTTTGTTATGAAGGATTCTGTCTGCGTAATTACTGGTTCAAATATGTCTGGAAAAACAACATTTATGAGAACAATTGGATTAAATCTTGTGTTGGCATATGCAGGAGGGTTTGTCTTAGCTGATCAAATGACATGTTGCCATATGCATATTATGACATCTATGCGTGTTAAAGACAATGTAGAAGAAGGTGTGTCAACTTTCTATGGAGAATTGTTACGTATTAAAGAAATGATATGTTATGCTAAAGAGGAAAAACCAATGTTATGTTTGATTGATGAGATTTTCAAAGGTACAAATTCTTTGGACCGTATTGCTGGCGCCAAAGCAACTATTCAAAAATTATCTCTACCTTATAGTATGACTTTTTTAACTACGCATGATTTTGAGTTATGTCGAAGTCAAAATGTTGAATGTTTAAATTATCATTTTGATGAATTTTATGAAAACAATCATATTTGTTTTGATTATCTCATTAAAGAAGGTCAATCACAATCAACAAATGGTCAATTCTTATTGAAGCAATTAGGTATCATGGAATAG
- a CDS encoding GNAT family N-acetyltransferase — protein sequence MIEFYRIYDVDNELYEFCLRQKGYYQLENIVITKEVLREDMNIPEGYDKKKHYCQKVYIDHQMTAYIDYQCGYRYSMQHDDTYVWIGLFLVDENKHRQGFGKAIIQSFINQLDNHYNHVQLACIEYNEKGMAFWQSLGFYKIADSHFGEIPVVVFQLDL from the coding sequence ATGATAGAGTTTTATCGCATTTATGATGTTGACAATGAATTGTATGAATTCTGTTTAAGACAAAAAGGTTATTATCAATTAGAAAATATAGTGATTACTAAAGAAGTGCTTAGGGAAGATATGAATATTCCTGAAGGTTATGATAAGAAAAAGCATTATTGTCAAAAAGTTTATATTGATCATCAGATGACTGCTTATATCGATTATCAATGTGGTTATCGCTATTCAATGCAGCATGATGATACATACGTATGGATTGGATTATTTTTAGTTGATGAAAATAAGCATAGACAAGGATTCGGAAAAGCAATTATACAAAGTTTTATTAACCAGTTAGATAATCATTATAACCATGTTCAATTAGCTTGTATTGAATATAATGAAAAAGGTATGGCATTTTGGCAATCGCTTGGTTTTTATAAGATTGCTGATTCTCATTTTGGAGAGATTCCTGTTGTTGTTTTTCAATTAGATTTATAG
- a CDS encoding NUDIX hydrolase — translation MKIQFYQTIDDHLLKYAVIVSKYKGQWVFVKHKERTTYEVPGGHREAFETIEQAARRELYEETGASSYKLFPICVYSVTGKTRVNLSGQESYGMLYYADIHEFSIKPHSEIEKVYFFVDLPVSWTYPDIQPHLIQKVQKSIV, via the coding sequence ATGAAAATTCAATTTTATCAAACAATTGATGATCACTTATTAAAATATGCTGTTATTGTTTCAAAATATAAAGGACAATGGGTCTTTGTCAAACATAAAGAAAGAACTACTTACGAAGTGCCTGGTGGACATCGTGAAGCATTTGAAACTATTGAACAAGCAGCTAGGCGTGAACTTTATGAAGAAACTGGTGCAAGTTCTTATAAATTATTCCCTATTTGTGTCTATTCAGTCACAGGAAAAACACGTGTGAATTTAAGTGGTCAAGAAAGCTATGGTATGTTATATTATGCTGATATTCATGAATTCTCTATCAAACCTCATTCTGAAATAGAAAAAGTTTATTTTTTTGTTGACTTACCAGTTTCATGGACATATCCTGATATACAACCTCATCTTATTCAAAAAGTACAAAAGAGCATCGTGTGA
- the trhA gene encoding PAQR family membrane homeostasis protein TrhA — protein sequence MIKLFKKAMDPISSETHFIGACLSLIGLFIMIFVGLKRETAPMILGAAMIFGFSLIALYSASAIYHFFKGSQKIKIVLRKLDHSMIYVLIVGTYTPVVMYCMETPHSYYFLGILWAVAIIGILVKIIWLNAPRAITTAIYLILGWAIVFDFQSFTGIPVNCLMMIAAGGIAYSIGAFIYIFKKPNLTENFGFHELFHIFVMLGSLLHYLAILMFIL from the coding sequence GTGATTAAACTGTTTAAAAAGGCTATGGATCCTATTAGTAGTGAAACACATTTTATTGGTGCATGCTTATCACTAATAGGCTTATTTATTATGATATTTGTAGGATTAAAGAGAGAAACTGCGCCTATGATTCTAGGTGCTGCAATGATATTTGGTTTTTCATTAATTGCTTTATATAGTGCAAGTGCAATATATCATTTTTTTAAAGGGAGTCAAAAAATAAAAATTGTTTTAAGAAAATTAGATCATTCAATGATATATGTATTGATTGTTGGAACATATACACCAGTTGTTATGTATTGTATGGAAACTCCTCATTCTTACTATTTTTTAGGAATACTTTGGGCAGTTGCTATCATTGGTATTTTGGTGAAAATTATTTGGTTGAATGCCCCACGTGCAATTACAACTGCTATATATTTAATCCTTGGATGGGCTATTGTTTTTGATTTTCAATCATTTACTGGGATTCCAGTAAACTGTTTAATGATGATTGCAGCAGGTGGTATTGCTTATTCTATTGGTGCATTTATCTATATATTTAAGAAACCTAATTTGACTGAAAATTTTGGATTTCATGAATTGTTTCATATTTTTGTGATGTTAGGCTCATTGTTACATTATTTAGCTATCTTAATGTTTATTCTTTAA
- the trhA gene encoding PAQR family membrane homeostasis protein TrhA, with translation MEEKTMRDMIHLTFGEEVGNAISHGVMALACLFVLPFAAVYSYLVGGVVRAVGVSIFIICLFLMFLISTIYHSMDYNTEQKYVFRKLDHICIYLAIAGSYTPIALCVVQGWLGVLILVLEWGAVFAGILLKSISKKAYPVLSTTIYLVMGWTAVFFIPALLQDASFLFLSFIVMGGVMYSAGVYFYSKHKKFFHFVWHLFINAASILHFIAIVFFM, from the coding sequence ATGGAAGAAAAAACAATGCGTGATATGATTCATTTGACTTTTGGAGAAGAAGTTGGAAATGCTATTAGTCATGGAGTCATGGCACTTGCTTGTTTATTTGTTTTGCCATTTGCAGCAGTCTATTCCTATCTTGTGGGTGGCGTTGTGAGGGCAGTTGGTGTCTCTATCTTTATTATTTGCTTATTTCTCATGTTTCTTATATCGACTATATATCATAGTATGGATTATAATACTGAGCAAAAATATGTTTTTAGAAAATTAGATCATATTTGTATTTATTTGGCCATTGCTGGAAGTTATACTCCTATTGCATTATGCGTTGTGCAAGGGTGGCTAGGTGTTCTTATTCTTGTGTTGGAGTGGGGGGCAGTTTTCGCAGGTATACTTTTGAAATCAATTTCAAAGAAAGCCTATCCTGTTCTCTCTACAACAATTTATCTTGTTATGGGATGGACAGCTGTGTTTTTTATTCCTGCCCTTTTGCAGGATGCATCTTTCTTGTTTCTCTCATTTATTGTTATGGGAGGAGTTATGTATTCAGCTGGTGTATACTTTTATTCAAAACATAAAAAGTTTTTTCACTTTGTCTGGCATTTGTTTATTAATGCAGCGAGTATTCTTCATTTTATAGCCATTGTTTTCTTTATGTAA
- a CDS encoding RluA family pseudouridine synthase: protein MEDIKIRIVEEQKGQRIDKILAKELADFSRTQIQSLIQNGYVVIDEKPIKASYKVETGEDVIVYIPKPESTDILPEDIPLDVVYEDQDVIVINKPTGMIVHPSIGIYSGTLVNALLYHCHDLSGINGVTRPGIVHRIDKETSGLLMVAKNDKAHQSLSKQLQEHTVTRRYLALVHGLIPHEFGRIEAPIGRDKNDRQKMTCTDKNAKDAITNFKVIERFRDMSLVECRLETGRTHQIRVHMQYIGYPVYGDPQYGLRRDDTSHGQFLHAKILGFVHPRTGEEMYFESELPDFFEKKLQELRNEME, encoded by the coding sequence ATGGAAGATATCAAAATCAGAATTGTAGAAGAACAAAAGGGTCAAAGAATTGATAAGATATTGGCAAAAGAATTGGCTGACTTTTCACGTACACAAATACAATCATTAATACAAAATGGATATGTTGTTATTGATGAGAAGCCTATTAAAGCAAGTTATAAAGTTGAAACTGGTGAAGATGTTATTGTTTATATTCCTAAACCTGAAAGTACAGATATTTTACCTGAAGATATTCCTTTAGATGTTGTTTATGAAGACCAGGATGTTATTGTCATTAATAAACCAACTGGTATGATTGTTCATCCGTCTATAGGTATTTATAGTGGAACCTTGGTCAACGCTTTGTTATATCATTGTCATGATTTATCAGGTATTAATGGTGTGACACGACCTGGCATTGTGCATCGTATTGACAAAGAAACGAGTGGCTTATTGATGGTTGCTAAAAATGATAAGGCGCATCAAAGCTTGAGTAAACAATTGCAGGAGCATACTGTGACACGCCGTTATTTAGCTTTGGTACATGGGCTTATTCCTCATGAATTTGGAAGAATAGAAGCTCCTATTGGACGTGATAAAAATGATCGTCAAAAGATGACTTGTACTGATAAAAATGCTAAAGATGCTATTACAAATTTTAAGGTTATCGAAAGATTTAGAGATATGTCATTGGTAGAGTGTCGCTTGGAAACTGGTCGTACACATCAGATTCGTGTTCATATGCAATATATCGGATATCCTGTTTATGGTGATCCTCAGTATGGATTGCGTCGTGATGATACATCACATGGACAGTTTTTACATGCCAAAATATTAGGATTTGTTCATCCAAGAACTGGTGAGGAAATGTATTTTGAAAGTGAACTTCCTGATTTTTTTGAAAAGAAACTTCAGGAATTAAGGAACGAGATGGAATAG
- a CDS encoding helix-turn-helix domain-containing protein, which translates to MDSDYGVVKMNIEELLEKAGISKNKICKDLDLPRPNFNKYCRNQFQRIDANLIAKLCFYLDCTVDELIKYEHPKKSKKK; encoded by the coding sequence ATGGACAGTGATTATGGAGTTGTAAAAATGAATATTGAAGAGCTTTTAGAGAAAGCAGGGATAAGTAAAAATAAAATTTGTAAAGACTTAGATTTACCTCGACCAAACTTTAATAAATATTGTCGTAATCAATTTCAACGAATAGACGCAAATTTAATTGCAAAACTTTGTTTTTATTTAGACTGTACAGTTGACGAGTTAATTAAATATGAGCATCCTAAGAAGTCTAAAAAGAAATAA